In a genomic window of Pristiophorus japonicus isolate sPriJap1 unplaced genomic scaffold, sPriJap1.hap1 HAP1_SCAFFOLD_236, whole genome shotgun sequence:
- the LOC139245776 gene encoding zinc finger protein 229-like has protein sequence MESHKDTRTMEKPWKCGDCGKVFRSPSELEIHRRSHTGERPFTCSECGKGFTRSSDLLIHQRVHTGERPFTCAACGKGFTQSSNLLAHQRVHTGERPFPCSECGKGFTFSANLLRHQRVHTGERPFTCSECGKGFTRSSTLLAHQRVHTGERPFTCSESGKGFTGSSQLVAHRRVHTGERPFTCSECGKGFTYSSILRIHQRVHTEERPFTCSECGKGFTQSSNLLKHQRVHTGERPFTCSECGKGFTRSSTLLAHQRVHTGERLFTCSECGKGFTRSFNLLIHMRIHTGERPFTCSECGKGFTCSADLLRHQRVHTGERPFTCSECGKGFTRSFTLLIHMRVHTGERPFTCSECGKGFTCSADLLRHQRVHTGERPFTCSECGKGFTRSSDLLIHQRVHTGERPFTCSECGKGFTRCSTLLTHQRVHTGERPFTCSECGKGFTQSSHLLTHQRVHTGERPFTCSECGKRFTRSSTLLTHQRVHTGERPFTCSECGKGFTQSSHLLTHQRVHK, from the coding sequence atggagagtcacaaggatacccgcaccatggagaaaccgtggaaatgtggtgactgtgggaaggtattcagatcaccgtctgagctggaaattcatcgacgcagtcacactggggagaggccgttcacctgctccgagtgtgggaagggattcactcgatcatccgacctgctgatacaccagcgagttcacactggggagaggccattcacctgcgctgcgtgtgggaagggatttactcagtcatccaacctgctggcacaccagcgagttcacactggggagaggccattcccctgctcagagtgtgggaagggattcacattttcagccaacctgctgagacaccagcgagttcacactggggagaggccgttcacctgctctgagtgtgggaagggattcactcggtcatccaccctgctggcacaccagcgagttcacactggggagaggccattcacctgctcagagagtgggaagggattcactgggtcatcccaacttgtagctcaccggcgagttcacaccggggagagaccgttcacctgctctgaatgtgggaagggattcacttattcatccatcctgcggatacaccagcgagttcacactgaggagaggccattcacttgctctgagtgtgggaagggatttactcagtcatccaacctgctgaaacaccagcgagttcacactggggagaggccattcacctgctctgagtgtgggaagggattcactcggtcatccaccctgctggcacaccagcgagttcacactggggagaggctattcacctgctcagagtgtgggaagggattcactcggtcattcaacctgctgatacacatgcgaattcacaccggggagaggccattcacctgctctgagtgtgggaaggggttcacatgttcagccgacctgctgagacaccagcgagttcacactggggagaggccgttcacctgctcagagtgtgggaagggattcactcggtcattcaCCCTGCTGATACAcatgcgagttcacaccggggagaggccattcacctgctctgagtgtgggaagggattcacatgtTCAgcagacctgctgagacaccagcgagttcacactggggagaggccgttcacctgctcagagtgtgggaagggattcactcgatcatccgacctgctgatacaccagcgagttcacactggagagaggccatttacctgctcagagtgtgggaagggattcactcggtgttccaccctgctgacacaccagcgagttcacactggggagaggccattcacctgctcagagtgtgggaagggattcactcagtcatcccacctgctgacacaccagcgagttcacactggggagaggccattcacctgctctgagtgtggaaagcgattcactcggtcatccaccctgctgacacaccagcgagttcacactggggagaggccattcacctgctcagagtgtgggaagggattcactcagtcatcccacctgctgacacaccagcgagttcacaagtga
- the LOC139245777 gene encoding zinc finger protein 436-like, with product MGESSTHRPTMESHKDTRTMEKPWKCGDCGKLFRSPSELEIHRRSHTGERPFTCSVCGKGFTRSSHLQSHQRTHTGARPFTCSECGKGFTRLSHLQSHQRTHTGARPFTCAECGKRFTQSSNLLAHQRVHTGERPFPCSECGKGFTFSANLLRHQRVHTGERPFTCSECGKGFTQSSTLLAHQRVHTGERPFTCSESGKGFTGSSQLVAHRRVHTGERPFTCSECGMGFTQSSNLRKHQQVHTGERPFTCSECGKGFTRSFSLLIHMRVHTGERPFTCSECGKGFTCSADLLIHQRVHTGERPFTCSECGKGFTRSSTLLTHQRVHTGERPFTCSECGKGFTQSSHLLTHQRVHK from the coding sequence atGGGCGAGTCTTCAAcccatcgtccaaccatggagagtcacaaggacacccgcaccatggagaaaccgtggaaatgtggtgactgtgggaagctattcagatcaccgtctgagctggaaattcatcgacgcagtcacactggggagagaccgttcacctgctcagtgtgtgggaagggattcactcgatcatcccacctgcagtcacaccaacgcactcacactggggcgaggccgttcacctgctcagagtgtgggaagggattcactcgattatcccacctgcagtcacaccaacgcactcacactggggcgaggccgttcacctgcgctgagtgtgggaagagatttactcagtcatccaacctgctggcacaccagcgagttcacactggggagaggccattcccctgctcagagtgtgggaagggattcacattttcagccaacctgctgagacaccagcgagttcacactggggagaggccgttcacctgctctgagtgtgggaagggattcactcagtcatccaccctgctggcacaccagcgagttcacactggggagaggccattcacctgctcagagagtgggaagggattcactgggtcatcccaacttgtagctcaccggcgagttcacactggggagagaccgttcacctgctcagagtgtgggatgggatttactcagtcatccaacttgcggaaacaccagcaagttcacactggggagaggccattcacctgctcagagtgtgggaagggattcactcggtcattcagcctgctgatacacatgcgagttcacaccggggagaggccattcacctgctctgagtgtgggaagggattcacatgttcagccgacctgctgatacaccagcgagttcacactggggagaggccattcacctgctcagagtgtgggaagggattcactcggtcatccaccctgctgacacaccagcgagttcacactggggagaggccattcacctgctcagagtgtgggaagggattcactcagtcatcccacctgctgacacaccagcgagttcacaagtga